From one Pontibacillus sp. HMF3514 genomic stretch:
- a CDS encoding YjzC family protein translates to MGQRHQFKHGDKAPNNGVYVEIGETGSMVKGPKQIHLNAGQSFPSNSNKDRVWTYKRKP, encoded by the coding sequence ATGGGACAGAGACATCAGTTTAAGCATGGCGACAAAGCACCAAATAACGGAGTGTATGTAGAAATTGGAGAAACAGGAAGTATGGTTAAAGGGCCAAAGCAAATTCACTTAAATGCAGGCCAAAGCTTTCCGTCAAACTCCAATAAAGACCGTGTTTGGACATACAAACGTAAGCCTTGA
- a CDS encoding YjzD family protein gives MRLLWTIIWSFLLSSMVTYVVSSMQGGSFTWSAVIVSTIAFVLAVVALGEGALKEEAE, from the coding sequence ATGCGTTTGTTATGGACTATTATTTGGAGTTTTTTACTAAGCAGCATGGTTACATATGTAGTTAGCTCCATGCAAGGTGGTTCCTTTACATGGTCGGCTGTTATCGTATCTACGATTGCATTTGTACTAGCCGTTGTTGCTTTAGGTGAAGGGGCTCTAAAAGAAGAAGCCGAATAA